From a single Plutella xylostella chromosome 5, ilPluXylo3.1, whole genome shotgun sequence genomic region:
- the LOC105385474 gene encoding transcription factor Ken isoform X1, whose amino-acid sequence MFDSNVLLNFYNEIATRSLQLASVGMMGEGLLTLTYGKHHACILNEVGSAWRGSRYSDLVLVCDDAVPLAAHRIVMAAASPLIRKILDDTPTIENPVTIHMSGINSTLMRHLLVFLYSGQAYIESGEIDDMQELFELLEIKSDVWKSTKERRQAEERNRSCERLKAKNLKTDINSNESSKHEAPSGSSHSESDRVTPGAGYSKDTHVADESMSIKKESMSNSSNDEREEEEHDSENKECRRVAGRRRSSLNPVNLSVTRNSENAGSEHEDSQDVDVETVAAKNIGRRRSTSSSQDDPPPETVYRRQLLGDRLGRVIERAKRKSHYLEPPELDLRTSVKLEDYPHLKPPDQDLMSLVQTSPENYVVTPHRKRRPGFHNSPSQNPPFVSFPPSYLEEMAQLRYAQGPGAVAGIAARGLGVLHPLSASAPPYLPERSATPPASAHEDSLKYRPPSAGSWGPWLCQPQMGADEPPPAEHEQGSSKQAPVREYRCEYCGKQFGMSWNLKTHLRVHTGEKPFACRLCVAMFKQKAHLLKHLCSVHRNVISSSENDGRTNTPGRFNCCFCQLTFEALPELIRHLSGPHNSLLLSKNLHE is encoded by the exons TGTTGGAATGATGGGCGAGGGCCTGCTGACACTCACGTATGGCAAGCACCACGCGTGCATACTGAACGAGGTGGGGTCGGCGTGGCGCGGCTCCCGCTACTCGGACCTGGTGCTGGTGTGCGACGACGCGGTCCCGCTCGCCGCGCACCGCATCGTCATGGCCGCCGCTAGTCCCCTCATCAG GAAAATTCTCGATGACACTCCAACCATTGAGAACCCCGTCACCATCCATATGTCAGGCATCAACAGCACACTCATGCGCCACTTGCTCGTCTTCTTATACAGCGGTCAAGCTTATATCGAG TCGGGTGAAATAGATGACATGCAAGAGCTATTCGAACTGTTAGAAATCAAATCAGATGTTTGGAAATCCACTAAGGAAAGACGGCAAGCTGAAGAAAGGAATCGATCATGTGAAAGACTAAAGGCAAAAAACTTGAAAACGGATATCAACAGCAATGAAAGCAGTAAACATGAGGCACCATCCGGATCATCACATTCAGAGAGTGACCGAGTCACGCCCGGAGCAGGATACAGTAAGGACACACATGTAGCTGATGAATCAATGAGTATAAAAAAGGAAAGCATGTCTAATAGTAGTAATGATGAACGGGAAGAGGAAGAACACGATTCGGAAAACAAAGAATGTCGAAGAGTAGctggaagaagaagaagctcTTTAAATCCAGTGAACCTCTCGGTGACTCGCAACTCGGAAAACGCTGGCAGTGAACACGAGGACTCACAAGATGTGGATGTTGAAACAGTGGCAGCAAAG aACATTGGGCGAAGACGGTCTACTTCATCAAGCCAAGACGATCCACCACCTGAAACTGTATACAGGAGACAACTACTCGGTGACCGACTCGGGAGAGTAATTGAAAGAGCTAAAAGAAAATCACATTATTTGGAACCACCAGAATTGGACCTGCGAACATCAGTAAAATTAGAAGATTACCCGCATCTTAAACCACCAGACCAAGATCTAATGTCTCTCGTTCAAACATCACCCGAAAACTATGTTGTCACGCCACACCGGAAGAGAAGACCAGGTTTCCACAATTCACCTTCACAAAATCCGCCATTCGTGTCATTTCCTCCTAGTTACTTGGAGGAGATGGCGCAGCTGCGGTACGCGCAGGGACCTGGAGCGGTGGCGGGAATAGCGGCGCGCGGGCTTGGAGTCTTGCACCCGCTGAGCGCGTCTGCTCCTCCCTACCTGCCGGAGAGAAGTGCGACCCCGCCGGCGTCGGCGCACGAGGACTCGCTCAAGTACCGGCCGCCCAGCGCGGGGTCGTGGGGCCCGTGGCTCTGCCAGCCGCAGATGGGCGCCGAcgagccgccgcccgccgagCACGAGCAGGGCTCCAGCAAGCAGGCGCCCGTGCGGGAGTACCGCTGCGAGTACTGCGGCAAGCAGTTCGGCATGTCGTGGAATCTCAAGACGCATCTCCGAGTGCACACCGGCGAGAAACCCTTCGCTTGTCGACTCTGTGTGGCCATGTTCAAGCAGAAGGCGCATCTGTTGAAACACCTGTGTTCGGTCCATCGCAATGTGATATCGTCTAGTGAGAACGACGGGCGGACCAACACTCCCGGCCGGTTCAACTGCTGCTTCTGCCAGCTGACCTTCGAGGCGCTGCCGGAGCTGATCCGGCATCTCTCGGGGCCGCACAATAGTTTGCTGCTGAGCAAAAATCTTCATGAATG
- the LOC105385474 gene encoding transcription factor Ken isoform X2: protein MMGEGLLTLTYGKHHACILNEVGSAWRGSRYSDLVLVCDDAVPLAAHRIVMAAASPLIRKILDDTPTIENPVTIHMSGINSTLMRHLLVFLYSGQAYIESGEIDDMQELFELLEIKSDVWKSTKERRQAEERNRSCERLKAKNLKTDINSNESSKHEAPSGSSHSESDRVTPGAGYSKDTHVADESMSIKKESMSNSSNDEREEEEHDSENKECRRVAGRRRSSLNPVNLSVTRNSENAGSEHEDSQDVDVETVAAKNIGRRRSTSSSQDDPPPETVYRRQLLGDRLGRVIERAKRKSHYLEPPELDLRTSVKLEDYPHLKPPDQDLMSLVQTSPENYVVTPHRKRRPGFHNSPSQNPPFVSFPPSYLEEMAQLRYAQGPGAVAGIAARGLGVLHPLSASAPPYLPERSATPPASAHEDSLKYRPPSAGSWGPWLCQPQMGADEPPPAEHEQGSSKQAPVREYRCEYCGKQFGMSWNLKTHLRVHTGEKPFACRLCVAMFKQKAHLLKHLCSVHRNVISSSENDGRTNTPGRFNCCFCQLTFEALPELIRHLSGPHNSLLLSKNLHE, encoded by the exons ATGATGGGCGAGGGCCTGCTGACACTCACGTATGGCAAGCACCACGCGTGCATACTGAACGAGGTGGGGTCGGCGTGGCGCGGCTCCCGCTACTCGGACCTGGTGCTGGTGTGCGACGACGCGGTCCCGCTCGCCGCGCACCGCATCGTCATGGCCGCCGCTAGTCCCCTCATCAG GAAAATTCTCGATGACACTCCAACCATTGAGAACCCCGTCACCATCCATATGTCAGGCATCAACAGCACACTCATGCGCCACTTGCTCGTCTTCTTATACAGCGGTCAAGCTTATATCGAG TCGGGTGAAATAGATGACATGCAAGAGCTATTCGAACTGTTAGAAATCAAATCAGATGTTTGGAAATCCACTAAGGAAAGACGGCAAGCTGAAGAAAGGAATCGATCATGTGAAAGACTAAAGGCAAAAAACTTGAAAACGGATATCAACAGCAATGAAAGCAGTAAACATGAGGCACCATCCGGATCATCACATTCAGAGAGTGACCGAGTCACGCCCGGAGCAGGATACAGTAAGGACACACATGTAGCTGATGAATCAATGAGTATAAAAAAGGAAAGCATGTCTAATAGTAGTAATGATGAACGGGAAGAGGAAGAACACGATTCGGAAAACAAAGAATGTCGAAGAGTAGctggaagaagaagaagctcTTTAAATCCAGTGAACCTCTCGGTGACTCGCAACTCGGAAAACGCTGGCAGTGAACACGAGGACTCACAAGATGTGGATGTTGAAACAGTGGCAGCAAAG aACATTGGGCGAAGACGGTCTACTTCATCAAGCCAAGACGATCCACCACCTGAAACTGTATACAGGAGACAACTACTCGGTGACCGACTCGGGAGAGTAATTGAAAGAGCTAAAAGAAAATCACATTATTTGGAACCACCAGAATTGGACCTGCGAACATCAGTAAAATTAGAAGATTACCCGCATCTTAAACCACCAGACCAAGATCTAATGTCTCTCGTTCAAACATCACCCGAAAACTATGTTGTCACGCCACACCGGAAGAGAAGACCAGGTTTCCACAATTCACCTTCACAAAATCCGCCATTCGTGTCATTTCCTCCTAGTTACTTGGAGGAGATGGCGCAGCTGCGGTACGCGCAGGGACCTGGAGCGGTGGCGGGAATAGCGGCGCGCGGGCTTGGAGTCTTGCACCCGCTGAGCGCGTCTGCTCCTCCCTACCTGCCGGAGAGAAGTGCGACCCCGCCGGCGTCGGCGCACGAGGACTCGCTCAAGTACCGGCCGCCCAGCGCGGGGTCGTGGGGCCCGTGGCTCTGCCAGCCGCAGATGGGCGCCGAcgagccgccgcccgccgagCACGAGCAGGGCTCCAGCAAGCAGGCGCCCGTGCGGGAGTACCGCTGCGAGTACTGCGGCAAGCAGTTCGGCATGTCGTGGAATCTCAAGACGCATCTCCGAGTGCACACCGGCGAGAAACCCTTCGCTTGTCGACTCTGTGTGGCCATGTTCAAGCAGAAGGCGCATCTGTTGAAACACCTGTGTTCGGTCCATCGCAATGTGATATCGTCTAGTGAGAACGACGGGCGGACCAACACTCCCGGCCGGTTCAACTGCTGCTTCTGCCAGCTGACCTTCGAGGCGCTGCCGGAGCTGATCCGGCATCTCTCGGGGCCGCACAATAGTTTGCTGCTGAGCAAAAATCTTCATGAATG